From a region of the Acidobacteriota bacterium genome:
- a CDS encoding protein arginine kinase, translated as MFEEMAKSPAAWLSGRGNEALVVLSTRVRLARNVAGCRFPTTADSETRKRVVGYFDSTLARSELLSGSQTCNASDLDELDRDFLVERHLISPVFFDGDSSKALLIGESERLSIMVNEEDHLRIQALSAGLDPEGAFDLAITYESEIGRYIEFDYDPDFGFLTACPTNAGTGMRASVLIHLPGLVLTREIEKVVSRITRSGLIVRGFYGEGSDVLGNLFQVSNQNTLGVTEQDIIGLISRITHEIIEDEAMARQRLIDEAQDMIEDKIWRAYGILKHARVLTSDEVMNLLSAVRLGHAMKIIDFLDIALINEILLVSQPAHLQKYYGHEMDHGKRDFVRAQMVREKFRNTEQ; from the coding sequence ATGTTTGAGGAAATGGCCAAATCACCGGCCGCCTGGCTCTCGGGCAGGGGGAACGAAGCCTTGGTCGTGCTCTCGACCAGGGTCCGTCTCGCCCGCAACGTGGCCGGTTGCAGGTTCCCCACCACCGCGGACAGCGAAACAAGGAAACGAGTGGTCGGCTACTTCGATTCTACGCTTGCCCGCTCCGAGTTGCTTTCCGGCTCGCAGACGTGCAACGCGAGCGACCTGGACGAACTCGACCGCGATTTCTTGGTGGAACGTCACCTGATCTCGCCGGTGTTTTTCGACGGCGACTCGTCCAAGGCCCTGCTGATCGGGGAGTCGGAGCGGTTGTCTATCATGGTAAACGAAGAGGATCACCTTCGAATCCAGGCTCTTTCGGCGGGCCTTGACCCGGAGGGCGCCTTCGACCTTGCCATCACGTACGAGTCGGAAATCGGCCGGTATATCGAGTTTGACTACGATCCGGATTTCGGTTTCCTCACGGCCTGCCCGACCAATGCCGGTACCGGTATGCGGGCCTCGGTGCTCATTCACCTTCCCGGCCTGGTTCTCACCCGGGAGATCGAGAAGGTGGTTTCGCGCATTACCCGAAGCGGCCTCATCGTGCGCGGCTTCTACGGCGAGGGCTCCGACGTGCTGGGCAACCTGTTCCAGGTTTCCAACCAGAACACGCTGGGCGTGACGGAGCAGGACATTATCGGCCTGATCTCGCGAATCACGCATGAGATTATCGAGGATGAGGCGATGGCGCGGCAGCGTCTCATTGACGAGGCCCAGGACATGATCGAAGATAAGATCTGGCGGGCCTACGGTATTCTCAAGCACGCGCGCGTGCTCACGTCCGACGAGGTTATGAACTTGCTCTCGGCGGTCAGGCTCGGCCATGCCATGAAGATCATTGATTTCCTTGATATCGCCCTGATTAACGAGATTCTGCTGGTGTCACAGCCGGCCCACCTTCAGAAGTATTACGGCCACGAGATGGATCACGGCAAACGCGATTTCGTCAGAGCGCAGATGGTGCGTGAAAAATTCCGGAACACGGAGCAATAG
- a CDS encoding ATP-dependent Clp protease ATP-binding subunit, whose product MNEMFTEAARKAIEYARDEASRLRHDYIGTEHLLLGLIRLGEGHAVEIIANLGLDIEDLKASIEEVVQPSGGTMTMGQLPLTARAKKTLEVSGQEARALKSKDIDTEHLLLALLKDEEGVAAQVLSTYEIDYKEAYEELKNIQGGKPSAFKKKRKKSKTPALDHFGRDLTELARRGKLDPIIGRENEIERVCQVLSRRKKNNPVLIGEPGVGKTAIAEGLAQKIVEGNVPQTLENKRVVTLDMASLVAGTKYRGQFEERLKAVMNEIINADDVIIFIDELHTIVGAGGAEGSLDASNIFKPSLSRGELRCIGATTLNEYRKYIEKDGALERRFQTVMVEPPSEQDTINILMGLRPKYEEHHKLHISDEAIETSVRLSNRYVSGKYQPDKAIDLVDEAASRAHLSTYTRPDEFAEIESRLTELQGRKEQAVKNQAFETAAQLRDEIKAEKEKLSALQKDWEEQRERDKVILTADDVACVLAKITGIPLFRLEEKESQRLLRMEDEVRKMIVGQDEAISRLAKAIRRARAGLGDPRRPIGTFLFLGPTGVGKTELARTLATFLFDDVESLIRIDMSEYMEKFAVSRLIGAPPGYVGYEEGGQLTEKVRRKPYSVVLLDEIEKAHPDVYNILLQLFDDGALTDSFGRRVDFKNTVVIMTSNIGTKQLRDGKTVGFDADKVDSSFEGMKKKIMDEVRKIFNPELLNRIDETIIFNHLDREHIKQIIAILVVDIARQLAEKGISFSLSDEARDFLAAKGYDPSYGARPLKRAVRRYLEDPLAEEILRGQYGGDCDLVIGAAEDKLVFTFNTSSQERERVG is encoded by the coding sequence ATGAATGAGATGTTTACGGAGGCAGCTCGCAAAGCAATCGAATATGCCCGTGATGAGGCCTCGCGTCTGAGGCACGATTATATCGGGACGGAACATCTCCTGCTGGGGCTCATTCGACTCGGTGAGGGCCACGCGGTGGAGATCATCGCCAACCTCGGCCTGGACATCGAGGATCTCAAGGCGTCCATCGAGGAAGTGGTGCAACCCTCCGGCGGCACCATGACGATGGGTCAGCTCCCCCTGACCGCCCGGGCCAAGAAAACGCTCGAGGTCTCCGGGCAGGAGGCCCGCGCCCTGAAGTCCAAGGACATCGATACCGAGCACTTGTTGCTGGCCCTGCTCAAGGACGAGGAGGGGGTTGCCGCTCAGGTCCTTTCCACGTACGAGATCGACTACAAGGAAGCCTATGAAGAGCTGAAGAACATCCAGGGCGGCAAACCGTCAGCCTTCAAGAAAAAGCGCAAGAAGTCCAAGACACCGGCCCTGGATCACTTCGGGCGGGACCTTACGGAACTGGCGCGGCGCGGGAAACTTGATCCCATTATCGGTCGGGAGAACGAGATTGAACGCGTCTGCCAGGTGCTCTCGCGTCGCAAGAAGAACAACCCGGTGCTGATAGGTGAACCGGGCGTCGGCAAGACCGCCATCGCCGAGGGCCTGGCCCAGAAGATCGTCGAAGGAAACGTGCCGCAGACGCTGGAGAACAAGCGCGTAGTTACGCTTGACATGGCCTCGCTGGTGGCCGGGACCAAGTACCGCGGGCAGTTCGAGGAGCGGCTCAAGGCCGTCATGAACGAAATCATCAACGCCGACGACGTGATCATTTTCATTGATGAATTGCACACCATAGTCGGCGCCGGCGGTGCCGAGGGTTCGCTTGACGCCTCGAATATCTTCAAACCGTCGCTGTCCCGAGGGGAGTTGCGCTGCATCGGCGCTACCACCCTCAACGAGTACCGCAAGTATATCGAGAAGGACGGCGCCCTGGAACGGCGCTTCCAGACGGTGATGGTGGAGCCTCCCTCCGAGCAGGATACCATCAACATTCTCATGGGCCTGCGACCCAAGTACGAAGAGCATCACAAGCTGCACATATCGGATGAAGCGATCGAAACGTCGGTGCGACTTTCGAACCGGTACGTCTCCGGGAAATACCAGCCCGACAAGGCGATCGACCTGGTCGACGAAGCGGCCTCCCGGGCGCACCTGTCCACCTACACGCGCCCGGACGAGTTCGCCGAGATAGAGAGCCGGCTGACCGAGTTGCAGGGTCGGAAGGAGCAGGCGGTTAAGAACCAGGCCTTCGAAACGGCTGCCCAGTTGCGTGACGAAATCAAGGCGGAAAAGGAGAAGCTATCGGCGCTTCAGAAGGACTGGGAAGAGCAGCGGGAGAGGGACAAGGTCATCCTGACGGCCGATGACGTCGCCTGCGTTCTGGCGAAGATAACCGGTATTCCGCTGTTCCGGCTCGAGGAGAAGGAATCCCAGCGCCTGCTTCGCATGGAGGACGAGGTTCGCAAGATGATCGTGGGTCAGGATGAAGCCATCAGCCGGCTGGCCAAGGCTATACGTCGAGCCCGCGCCGGGCTTGGCGACCCGCGCCGACCCATCGGCACGTTCCTGTTTCTCGGCCCCACGGGCGTTGGCAAGACCGAGCTGGCGCGGACGCTCGCCACGTTCCTTTTTGACGACGTTGAGTCGCTCATTCGGATCGACATGTCCGAGTACATGGAGAAGTTCGCCGTTTCGCGTCTCATCGGCGCCCCGCCGGGCTACGTCGGGTACGAGGAGGGCGGCCAGTTGACTGAAAAAGTGCGCCGGAAACCGTACTCGGTGGTGCTTCTGGACGAGATCGAAAAGGCACATCCGGACGTGTACAATATTCTGTTGCAGCTGTTTGACGACGGGGCCCTGACGGACTCGTTCGGTCGCAGGGTCGATTTCAAGAATACGGTCGTGATTATGACCTCGAATATCGGCACCAAGCAGTTGCGCGACGGCAAGACGGTCGGCTTTGACGCCGATAAGGTCGACAGTTCGTTCGAAGGTATGAAGAAGAAGATCATGGACGAGGTGCGGAAGATCTTCAACCCGGAACTGCTCAACCGGATCGACGAGACGATCATTTTCAACCATCTGGACAGAGAGCATATCAAGCAGATTATCGCTATACTGGTTGTCGACATTGCCCGGCAACTGGCCGAAAAAGGGATCAGTTTCAGTCTCTCCGACGAGGCCAGGGATTTCCTGGCCGCAAAGGGGTACGATCCTTCGTACGGCGCCCGGCCGCTGAAACGGGCGGTGCGGCGGTACCTGGAGGACCCGCTGGCGGAGGAAATCCTTCGCGGTCAGTATGGCGGGGACTGCGACCTCGTCATCGGTGCGGCCGAGGACAAGCTGGTCTTCACCTTCAATACCTCTTCTCAAGAGAGGGAAAGAGTCGGCTGA
- the rpmA gene encoding 50S ribosomal protein L27 gives MAHKKGVGSSKNGRDSNAQRRGTKVYGGQAVSAGSIIVRQLGTPIRPGLNVGMGSDFTLFAKVDGVVTFERVGRRGKRVSVYPAGEAALLARA, from the coding sequence ATGGCTCATAAAAAAGGTGTAGGTTCTTCCAAGAATGGCCGCGATTCAAATGCCCAGCGACGGGGCACCAAAGTTTACGGCGGCCAGGCCGTATCGGCCGGTTCAATCATTGTCCGCCAGCTCGGCACGCCCATCAGGCCCGGCCTCAATGTCGGCATGGGCTCGGACTTCACCCTGTTCGCCAAAGTTGACGGCGTCGTGACGTTTGAGCGCGTCGGTCGGAGAGGAAAACGGGTGTCCGTATACCCGGCCGGAGAGGCAGCTCTCCTGGCCAGAGCCTGA